The sequence GTTCGGCACGCTGCTGTCGAAAGGCGGGGTTGCCCCGCGGACCGCGCAGGCCGCCATGCGGCATTCGACGATCGACTTGACCATGAACACCTACACCGACCCGAAGTTGCTCGACGTGGCCGGCGCCCTCGACGCTCTGCCGGCGTTGCCCCTCGACGGTACGCCCGCCGATAGGCAAGAGCAACGGGCAACGGGGACCGATGACCTTCGCGTATCGGGCTTGCACCAGCTTGCACCGCTGCTTGCACCAAAATCTGGCCAACGTGGTGCAAGCGAGGCATTCGCTGTCAAAATGGCAGCCGACGACCGCAAACGCAACTTGCCGGCCGGCGACGACGCAACTGCTTGTGGCGTCAAACAAAAGCACCCGCTGACAACGGCTGTCAACGGGTGCTTGGCAGTGGAGCGGAAGGGAGTCGAACCCTCGACCTTCGCATTGCGAACGCGACGCTCTCCCAACTGAGCTACCGCCCCGAAAAAGGACAGAATCGTCCCCATCCAGGTTCACCTTGATTTTAGGATGGCTGGGCCGGGCTGTCAAAGCCGACTGGGTCAAAGGGCCAAAGCCGCCTCCCGCCCTCTGGCCCGACCGTGTAGAATAGGAATTGAACTGTCATTGCTTTGGGCATTCGGGGGCGAACTGGGTTCGACCGGACAGCTTGAAGCGCAGGTGGCGTGCCGTGGTTGGTCAGTTGGCCACGTTAAAAGCTGACCAAATATCTTCAATTGCCGAAGATAGCTACGCTTTGGCTGCCTAACTAATGGCATCCCCGGCTGCGGATCTTTGTCGGAGAGGTCCAAAAGCCGGTCACTAATTCCGAATCGCTCCGGGTCAACGTTGGGTACGCCCGGAGTTAAAAGCTGTACTCGACTAGCCTGCTTGGCACCCTGTCGATCGGGGGCTGAAAGGCGAAATGCGGAAATAGCTCGACTACGCACGTAGAAGCAGGCGTGGAAATGTTTCGGGACGCGGGTTCGATTCCCGCCGCCTCCACTGAATAGAGCCTTGCGAGAAATCGCAAGGCTCTTTCTCGCAGGCCGATTTGAGTTGGCGCAGCAACTCGGGCAGATCGTTGCCTTCGACCGATAGCCCCCGCAAGGCTGTCACCACCTTTCCCTTCCTCCGCTTTTCGACCGCCAATCGCACCGTTTGCGATTCCGGCGGAAATCGCGGAGGCGGACAGGTACATTCCTCTTCCAGCGCCCCACAGCGTTCACAGCGCGGCGGACGATCGAACGGCGTTCCCTCGAAGAGCCGCATAGCTCAGCCCATCACTCCCTTTGCGCCCAAACTCGCACGTCGCCGTACTCGTCAAGCTCGATGTGGATGACGTTCGGGCAGCAGCACACCGGACAATCCTCCACGTACTCCTGCTCGTCGCCCGCGGAGATGTCGATCGGTACGACGATCTCCTCACCACAGGACTCGCAGACGTAGCTGGCTTCGTCCTTCATGCGTCTCTTAACTCCAGTTGCTCACGGCTTCTCCGTAAACCGTCACCACCACCTTCCGGTCCCGCGGCCGAACGTCGCACTCAAGATGGAAGACCCGCTGCCAGGTGCCCAGCACGAGTTTACCTTCGCTGATCGGAATGACGAGCCGCCACGCTGGATCGGCCTGACTGCTTTTGGCTTGCTTGGCGGTTCTGCCAACGAGAAGGTCTCGCAGTTCGGCTACTTGGCGCTGCAGCTCACGAAGTTGAGCGGACAGGTCAATCTCGTTCAAAGAGTCGTGGCGCATAAAAAGCCGCCACAGGCGGGGCAGGTACCTGGGCGGCCTTGATTCAGCCTTTCGGCTGGGTCGCCCATAAAGATACCACGGGTTGCTGCCGCATCAACGACGGTGGCTCGCGAAGGTGCCTGAACGCTCGTGGCAAGCCGGGAATTTCAGCCGTCCGCTTGCTGGGCGACACGATTGCGATGTGTGCAAAACTTGTCGATGGTGCTGCTCAATCGGAGGTCCACGCCGTCGAACCTGGCTACGGCCGCTACGCCTGCACCCGATAGCCCGCCGCCCGCTCCGGCGGCGGCAAATCCGGCCGCACGGTCGCCTGCCTCACGAACGTAACGCGGCCCGCCGACAGCAGCCTGAAATGTGCCCGCCGCTGGTGCTGGTATCGTAACGGCCCATGTATGCTGCCGTTGGCATCGCCATGCCCTTCGGGCCGGCTCAGATGGAGCACTCGCTCATGCTGGCCGATGTGCCAGCCCACCTTGCCCCGTCGCTTCGCCTTTTCGACCAGACGCTCGGCCGCGGCCGAATCGCGTTTCCGGGCGTCCAGGTAGCGGGCCAGGTCTTTGCTCAGCACCTCCGGCTCGATCAGCCGGTCGGCACCGGTTGCCAGGAAGCAAACCGAGACGACCACCCGCAAACAATCCGCTTGCAGCTCACGCGGGACGTGGAGCCCTGGGGGATTCTGACGTGGCAGCCGGTCAAACGCCTCTTCGATCGCGATGCCCGGCACGCAGTCGAGCTGGCAGAACGTGAGCACAGGCCAGCCGTCGTGCAGTTCGCCGACGTCGATCCACAAGAACATGCGGCGCTCGCC is a genomic window of Pirellulales bacterium containing:
- a CDS encoding CPXCG motif-containing cysteine-rich protein — protein: MKDEASYVCESCGEEIVVPIDISAGDEQEYVEDCPVCCCPNVIHIELDEYGDVRVWAQRE